Part of the Falsibacillus pallidus genome, AGACGGAACTCGAAGGAAATCCTGATTTCCGTAGAGGTACGGCTTATGACTCGAGGGGCTGGGCGCTGGAGCTGGATCATGAAAAGCGGAAGCGGCTGATAAGAGGTCTAATTTTGCTGCTGATACCTGAGAACAAATTCCACAAAATGGATAGTTGAGCGGTTAGAGCAGAAAGTTGCGCGATAAATCCCAAAAGTGCAGAGGTTAAGACCGAAAGTTGAGAGCAAATCACACAAAGTGCGGCGGTTAAGACCGAAAGTTGAGAGCAAATCACAAAAAGCGCACCGGTTGATCCTAAAAGCACCGAGCAAAATCAACAAATCCGCACCGGTTCCATGTCTAAAAACTCAAAAGGGAGCCATGCACAAAGCACGGCTCCTTGTCTTTCGCCAATTTCAGTAGTAATAAGGGTATGGGTACGGATAAGGGTATGGATAACCGTAGCCATAGCCGTAGCCGTATCCTGGTGCAAGTAATGCACTTCCCAGCAATCCGCCTGCGATGCCTCCTAGGAATGGCGCACCAAATCCCCATCCCCCGAAGCCCCATGGCCTTCCGAAACCAAATCCAGGTCTTCCAAAACCAAAGCCCGGTCTCCCAAACCCAAAACCTGGTCTGCCGAATCCAAAACCTGGCCTTCCAAAAAACGGTCTTCTCATGTCTTCATGCATTGGGTAATCCTCCTTTTATATACAGCTCAATGGCCTCTCTACTTTTTATGCAGGCTAAAGCTGATTTGCGTGGGCGATACCCTAGCAAAAGAAATCATCCCAAAAAGAGGAAAAAAGACTTAGTGAAGACCATATCCTATCAATCCCATGAGAGCCTCTCTTCCTTCCATGGATTTCCATAATTATGATATCCGTTTTTCTCCCAAAATCCAGGCTTATCCACTTTGGAAAATTCGATTGCCCTCAGCCATTTTGCGCTTTTCCAAAAGTAGAGATGAGGAACCACCGCCCTTAGTGGATATCCATGCTCAGGGGTAAGCTGGTGTCCTCCATGTGAATGAGCCAATAATGTGCTCTCTCTCATAAAATCATCCAGGGGGAGATTCGTCACCCACCCTTCTTCCGAATGGAGGATGACAAATTGAGCTTCAGGCTTCAATTTCACGATGCTTGCTATATCCGAAGCGGCAATTCCTTCCCACTCATTATCAAGTTTTGACCAGCCGGTTACACAATGAATATCGTTGGATCCCATTTTTTGGGGAAGCTTCATCAAATCGTCGAAGGTAAAAAGAGCCTCATTTTCTACTTCTCCAAAAACTTTAAGGTCCCAATCCTTCAAGTCTTGTTGATAATACGGAACATTGCCTGCATGAAGAACAGGGAAAGTAGTTGTCACATTTTGATTCGGCGGCACCCTGTCACCGTCAAATTTCTTTTTGACTTTGCCAAAATACATTCGCTCTCCTCCTAAACGGAAAACAATTATTTCTATTATTGTACCCAAAAAAGGGACACGGGGACAGGTTCCTTGTCCCAGCAAATGGGACGAGGAACCTGTCCCCATAGCCGTCAAGTTAAGCGAAAAGGTGTAAATATTGGGTGAAATCCGTTATCCTTCCATAAAGAAATCTTTATGAAAGGATGACTTTTATGGA contains:
- a CDS encoding sulfite oxidase-like oxidoreductase is translated as MYFGKVKKKFDGDRVPPNQNVTTTFPVLHAGNVPYYQQDLKDWDLKVFGEVENEALFTFDDLMKLPQKMGSNDIHCVTGWSKLDNEWEGIAASDIASIVKLKPEAQFVILHSEEGWVTNLPLDDFMRESTLLAHSHGGHQLTPEHGYPLRAVVPHLYFWKSAKWLRAIEFSKVDKPGFWEKNGYHNYGNPWKEERLSWD